A part of Olleya sp. Bg11-27 genomic DNA contains:
- a CDS encoding metal ABC transporter permease, with the protein MNLTEYFELVFTDYTLRTITLGTAILGAVTGMLGSFAVLRKQSLLGDAISHAALPGIAIAYLITGAKDSNTLLLGALVSGLIGTFWIRGIVKKTHLKSDTALGLILSIFFGFGMLLLTFIQKQPNANQAGLDKYLFGQAATLVESDVWLMATVTGVCLFVLLLFWKEFKILLFDADYTKTLGFNTKFIDILITTFIVLAIVLGLQTVGVVLMSAMLLAPAAAARQWTNSLSKMVLLAAIFGAFSGVFGTAISASQTNLSTGPVIVLVAAVFVVFSFIFSPSRGLLFRQIRFIKNRRDLELHKTLALMHHIAETHDDITHPHAIKLLNNFQGFTRKTLQKLVEKNYVTLDGNMWSLTKTGFETAANLYTKQTTEDE; encoded by the coding sequence ATGAACTTAACAGAATATTTCGAGCTAGTCTTTACAGACTACACACTAAGAACCATAACACTAGGAACAGCAATTCTAGGAGCTGTAACAGGAATGCTAGGAAGCTTTGCAGTACTTAGAAAACAAAGCTTACTTGGTGACGCTATTTCTCATGCCGCTTTACCAGGTATTGCAATTGCTTATTTAATAACAGGTGCAAAAGACAGCAACACTTTGCTTTTAGGCGCTTTAGTCAGCGGATTAATCGGAACCTTCTGGATTAGAGGTATAGTCAAAAAAACACATTTAAAAAGTGATACAGCATTAGGATTAATACTATCTATCTTTTTTGGTTTCGGAATGCTACTATTAACCTTTATCCAAAAACAACCCAATGCTAACCAAGCAGGATTAGACAAATACTTATTTGGTCAAGCGGCGACGTTAGTCGAGAGTGATGTTTGGCTAATGGCAACAGTCACAGGGGTCTGTTTGTTTGTATTACTTCTTTTTTGGAAAGAATTTAAAATCTTACTATTTGACGCAGATTACACCAAAACACTAGGTTTTAACACCAAATTTATTGACATTTTAATCACCACCTTTATTGTATTAGCTATTGTATTAGGCTTACAAACCGTGGGTGTTGTATTAATGAGCGCTATGCTTTTGGCGCCAGCCGCCGCCGCCCGACAATGGACCAACAGCTTATCTAAAATGGTCCTTTTAGCAGCTATTTTCGGAGCGTTTTCAGGCGTTTTTGGCACAGCAATAAGCGCAAGCCAAACTAACTTATCGACAGGTCCAGTAATCGTTTTAGTCGCCGCCGTCTTTGTCGTCTTTTCCTTTATATTTTCACCTAGTCGCGGTCTATTATTCAGACAAATACGATTTATAAAAAACAGACGCGATTTAGAACTCCATAAAACCTTAGCATTAATGCATCATATTGCAGAAACACATGATGACATTACTCACCCACACGCTATTAAGCTATTAAATAACTTCCAAGGTTTCACAAGAAAAACGCTTCAAAAGTTAGTCGAAAAAAATTATGTCACATTAGATGGAAATATGTGGAGTTTAACCAAAACTGGTTTTGAAACTGCTGCAAATTTATACACAAAACAAACTACAGAAGATGAATAG
- a CDS encoding metal ABC transporter ATP-binding protein — translation MKQKIAVKVDDLTVAYNYKPVLWDIDLEIPEGVLMAIVGPNGAGKSTLIKSILGILKPIAGSVTIYDKPYDKQRKLVAYVPQKGSVDWDFPTTALDVVTMGTYGSLGWIKRPGQKEKKAALEALEKVGMLPFKSRQISQLSGGQQQRIFLARALVQNASIYFMDEPFQGVDATTEIAIINILKELRKAGKTVIVVHHDLQTVPEYFDWVTFLNVKKIATGPVKDIFNDDNLTKTYGINYKVSIQE, via the coding sequence ATGAAACAAAAAATAGCAGTAAAAGTAGATGACCTTACAGTCGCGTACAACTACAAACCTGTCCTTTGGGATATCGATTTAGAAATCCCAGAAGGTGTTCTGATGGCTATTGTAGGCCCGAACGGCGCAGGTAAATCAACACTAATCAAATCTATTTTAGGCATCTTGAAACCCATAGCGGGTAGCGTAACCATTTACGACAAACCGTATGACAAACAACGCAAACTAGTCGCATATGTCCCACAAAAAGGAAGTGTCGACTGGGATTTCCCAACTACCGCTTTAGATGTCGTCACTATGGGAACTTACGGTAGCTTAGGCTGGATAAAACGTCCTGGGCAAAAGGAAAAAAAAGCCGCATTAGAAGCATTAGAAAAAGTAGGTATGCTCCCCTTTAAAAGCAGACAAATTAGTCAACTATCCGGTGGACAACAACAACGTATTTTTCTAGCACGAGCATTGGTCCAAAATGCCTCTATCTATTTTATGGATGAGCCTTTTCAAGGTGTTGATGCCACTACAGAAATCGCTATTATCAACATCCTAAAAGAACTCAGAAAAGCAGGAAAAACAGTCATTGTCGTGCATCATGATTTACAAACGGTTCCAGAATATTTTGACTGGGTTACTTTTTTAAATGTGAAAAAAATTGCTACAGGTCCAGTTAAAGACATCTTTAATGACGACAACTTAACAAAGACTTATGGTATTAACTATAAAGTAAGTATCCAAGAATAA
- a CDS encoding metal ABC transporter solute-binding protein, Zn/Mn family, which translates to MKKIILLLAITLALGACNSKSKDNGKLNIVTTTTMLTDLVRNIGGDSINVNGLMGSGVDPHLYKASEGDVTKLVDADIIFFNGLHLEGKLVEVFEKMGSKTKTPIALADVIDKTTLIGSEYFASNYDPHVWFNITYFKQFAIKVAAVLSEKDAKNADYYNANATAFLSKLDTLENTVKSKIETLPADKRILVTAHDAFNYFGKSYGFEVVGLQGISTATEAGVKDVQNLANFIIENKVNAIFIESSVPKRTIEALQEAVKSKGHDVQIGGTLYSDALGSAGTIEGTYIGMFEYNLNTIVNALK; encoded by the coding sequence ATGAAAAAAATAATTCTGCTTTTAGCAATTACCCTAGCTCTAGGAGCTTGCAACAGCAAGTCTAAAGACAACGGGAAACTTAATATAGTTACTACCACAACAATGCTTACCGATTTGGTTAGAAACATTGGAGGGGACAGCATTAATGTTAATGGCTTAATGGGAAGCGGCGTAGATCCACATCTTTACAAAGCAAGTGAAGGTGATGTAACCAAACTAGTTGATGCGGATATCATATTTTTTAATGGCTTACATCTTGAAGGAAAACTAGTTGAAGTTTTTGAAAAAATGGGAAGTAAAACAAAAACACCAATTGCATTGGCAGACGTAATTGATAAAACAACACTAATAGGATCAGAATATTTTGCTTCAAATTACGACCCACACGTTTGGTTTAATATTACCTACTTCAAACAATTTGCAATCAAGGTCGCAGCGGTTTTATCAGAGAAAGATGCAAAAAATGCGGACTATTACAACGCCAATGCTACAGCTTTTCTGTCTAAATTAGACACCCTTGAAAATACAGTTAAATCAAAAATAGAAACCCTTCCTGCCGACAAACGCATTCTTGTAACCGCTCATGATGCTTTTAATTACTTCGGAAAAAGTTACGGATTTGAAGTGGTTGGTTTGCAAGGTATATCGACCGCAACAGAAGCAGGTGTAAAAGATGTCCAAAATTTAGCTAACTTTATAATAGAAAATAAAGTAAACGCTATTTTTATTGAAAGTTCAGTACCAAAACGAACTATTGAAGCTTTACAAGAAGCTGTTAAATCAAAAGGTCATGACGTACAAATTGGAGGAACGTTATACTCTGATGCTCTTGGAAGCGCAGGAACAATAGAAGGCACTTATATTGGGATGTTTGAGTACAATCTAAATACTATCGTCAATGCGCTTAAATAA
- a CDS encoding thioredoxin family protein yields MKISLITVLLLISNTGFSQTKQTIHWLSFEQLEDSLKSNPKKVFIDFYADWCKPCLKMQKETFTDSLIVHTINKAYYAVKMNVENKDTIHFGNQEFVNKRLNKRNPIHQIPLLMAQQKNKPFSLPALVFLDDQFNHRARYFQYLNPNQLLKILKNQH; encoded by the coding sequence ATGAAAATAAGCTTAATTACAGTACTATTATTAATATCAAATACTGGATTTTCTCAAACAAAACAAACGATACATTGGCTAAGCTTTGAACAACTAGAAGACTCCTTAAAAAGCAACCCAAAAAAAGTATTTATAGATTTTTATGCCGACTGGTGCAAACCTTGTCTTAAAATGCAAAAAGAAACATTTACCGACTCGTTAATAGTCCATACAATTAACAAAGCGTATTACGCTGTCAAGATGAATGTTGAAAACAAAGACACCATTCATTTTGGAAATCAAGAATTTGTGAATAAACGCTTGAACAAAAGAAACCCAATACACCAAATCCCATTACTAATGGCTCAGCAAAAAAACAAACCCTTCTCGCTACCTGCTTTAGTATTTTTAGATGATCAATTTAACCACAGAGCACGTTATTTTCAATACCTAAATCCCAATCAACTTCTCAAAATACTTAAAAACCAACACTAA
- a CDS encoding TonB-dependent receptor, whose protein sequence is MRLIILFIFTSCAFVNAQDTYQILGKITSEGKPLSFANIYIEDNSEGAVSDKNGNYSIKNLKPGTYTIKASFIGAKTKTKQVIIANDNTYVSFNLDYKNDLDEVVITGTRTEKRRTDSPVIVNLIDSETLQQVVATDLSEGLRFQPGLRVEMDCQTCNYSQIRMNGLQGGYSQILINGRSIFSPLTGLYGLEQIPVNMIERIEVVRGGVSALYGSSAIGGTVNVITKIPKKNSYNFSYAYQNIDGGADQNLINGNATVVSEDYNSGATFFISNRKRTAYDANNDNFSELPELKNTSFGVNAFYLTTENSKLEINLSKLYEYRFGGEIVDKPAYLTQQSEERDHHVLMASLDYQINFNDNKNSLILYYGGQRTDRDHYTGITPDDPNEQIDFFKDPPYGISEVTTHQGGIQLNNKFDDFLGGTTVLTGGLEYVYDDVMDQITSYNYLIDQTTKNLGVFVQNDWEVTKDINLLAGFRLDDHNLVDHVVFSPRLSLLYKLKETTQFRLGWGTGFRAPQAFDTDLHIAFAGGGVSRISLSENLVEERSNSFTASVNYDKATEHFIAGFTVEGFYTHLNDAFFQAPIGEDEFGERFEKRNGAGATVKGFTLEARANFDYVFQIETGLTLQSSQFDAPVENIEDLPTTRDFLRTPNDYGYATFSYTPTKQFTASANIIYTGQMDIIHFAGENTGQNTDEYNKTAPFTELSLRLGYTFNIPKVSTAIELFGGVKNMTNSYQSDFDTGKNRDSNYIYGPAAPRTVFVGLSINSL, encoded by the coding sequence ATGAGACTAATAATACTATTTATATTTACATCATGTGCTTTTGTAAACGCACAAGACACTTATCAAATTCTAGGAAAGATAACCTCAGAAGGGAAGCCTCTATCGTTTGCAAATATTTATATTGAAGACAACTCAGAGGGTGCAGTCTCTGATAAAAATGGAAACTACAGCATTAAAAATCTGAAACCAGGTACTTACACTATAAAAGCTTCTTTTATTGGTGCCAAAACAAAAACCAAGCAAGTCATAATAGCCAATGACAATACTTATGTTTCTTTTAATTTAGACTACAAAAACGATTTAGATGAAGTTGTAATTACCGGAACTAGGACAGAAAAACGACGCACAGACTCTCCCGTAATTGTAAATTTAATTGACAGTGAAACATTACAACAAGTAGTAGCCACTGATCTTTCTGAAGGCTTACGCTTCCAACCAGGATTACGTGTAGAGATGGATTGCCAAACTTGCAATTACAGTCAAATTCGCATGAACGGGCTTCAGGGTGGTTATTCTCAAATCCTTATTAACGGGCGCTCTATTTTTAGCCCACTCACCGGTTTATATGGACTAGAACAAATCCCGGTAAACATGATCGAACGTATAGAAGTTGTTCGCGGCGGCGTTTCTGCACTTTACGGATCCAGTGCGATTGGAGGAACTGTAAATGTTATTACCAAAATACCAAAAAAAAATAGCTACAACTTTAGTTATGCCTACCAAAATATAGATGGCGGTGCGGATCAAAATTTAATAAACGGAAACGCGACCGTAGTTAGTGAAGACTATAATTCTGGGGCTACCTTTTTTATAAGCAACCGAAAAAGAACAGCATACGATGCTAATAACGATAACTTCTCAGAATTACCAGAACTTAAAAACACCTCTTTTGGTGTAAACGCCTTTTATTTAACTACCGAAAATTCTAAATTAGAAATCAATTTAAGCAAACTATATGAATATCGCTTTGGCGGAGAAATTGTAGACAAACCCGCTTATTTAACCCAACAGTCAGAAGAAAGAGACCACCACGTCCTTATGGCCAGTTTGGATTACCAAATAAATTTTAATGATAATAAAAATTCATTAATCTTATATTACGGTGGGCAACGTACCGATAGGGACCATTACACAGGAATAACTCCAGATGACCCAAACGAACAAATTGATTTTTTTAAAGATCCCCCTTATGGTATATCAGAAGTAACTACGCATCAAGGAGGGATTCAACTAAATAATAAATTTGATGATTTTTTAGGAGGCACTACAGTACTAACAGGAGGATTAGAATATGTTTATGACGATGTTATGGACCAAATTACCTCCTACAATTATTTGATCGATCAAACCACAAAAAACTTAGGTGTATTTGTTCAAAACGACTGGGAAGTTACAAAAGACATAAATCTCCTTGCTGGTTTTAGATTAGATGACCATAACCTAGTAGACCATGTTGTATTTAGCCCTAGATTATCCTTGCTTTACAAACTAAAAGAGACTACTCAGTTCCGTTTAGGTTGGGGTACAGGTTTTAGAGCGCCACAAGCTTTTGATACCGACCTACATATTGCCTTTGCAGGCGGTGGAGTTTCTAGAATTTCACTTTCAGAAAATTTAGTAGAAGAACGCTCAAATAGTTTTACCGCTTCAGTAAATTACGACAAAGCTACGGAACATTTTATCGCTGGTTTTACCGTCGAAGGATTCTACACCCATCTAAACGATGCTTTTTTTCAAGCTCCTATTGGTGAAGATGAATTTGGCGAACGTTTTGAAAAGAGGAATGGTGCCGGAGCAACCGTAAAAGGTTTTACATTAGAAGCCCGTGCTAATTTTGATTATGTTTTTCAAATTGAAACCGGCTTAACCTTGCAATCCAGTCAATTTGATGCCCCTGTAGAAAACATAGAAGACCTACCCACTACACGTGACTTTTTACGAACTCCAAACGACTACGGCTATGCAACATTTTCATACACACCAACTAAACAATTTACCGCAAGTGCCAATATAATTTATACGGGACAAATGGACATTATACATTTTGCAGGAGAAAATACCGGACAAAATACAGATGAATACAACAAAACAGCCCCCTTTACAGAACTAAGCTTGCGTCTAGGGTACACCTTCAATATACCAAAAGTAAGTACAGCAATAGAACTATTTGGAGGTGTTAAAAACATGACCAATAGCTACCAATCAGACTTTGATACTGGTAAAAATCGTGATAGTAATTATATTTATGGTCCTGCAGCACCACGAACTGTATTTGTTGGACTTTCAATTAATTCATTATAA
- a CDS encoding metal-dependent transcriptional regulator yields MITLTEENYIKAIYHLGSNGEKNVNTNAIATALETKASSVTDMIKKLSEKGYAYYKKYQGVTLTGEGKRVALNIIRKHRLWEVFLVEKLNFSWDEVHEVAEHLEHIKSEKLIDELDVFLGSPSHDPHGDPIPDKAGNFKHIEKIVLAKAETGSIYKCVGVDDTSSEFLKYLDSNSIALGTIITIKHKEPYDNSVKIEFDSKEIVVSQNVAKNLYLKKV; encoded by the coding sequence ATGATTACACTAACAGAAGAAAACTATATTAAAGCTATTTACCACTTAGGAAGTAATGGTGAAAAAAACGTTAATACTAATGCGATTGCAACAGCTTTAGAAACAAAGGCATCTTCTGTTACGGATATGATTAAGAAATTGTCTGAAAAAGGGTATGCGTATTATAAAAAATATCAGGGTGTTACCTTGACAGGCGAAGGGAAGCGTGTTGCTTTAAATATTATAAGAAAGCATCGCTTATGGGAAGTGTTTTTGGTAGAAAAATTAAACTTTTCTTGGGATGAGGTTCATGAAGTTGCAGAGCATCTTGAGCATATAAAATCTGAAAAGTTAATAGACGAATTAGATGTTTTTTTAGGTTCGCCTTCTCACGATCCACATGGCGACCCAATACCTGACAAGGCTGGTAACTTTAAGCATATTGAAAAAATTGTTTTAGCTAAAGCCGAAACAGGAAGCATCTATAAGTGTGTTGGGGTGGATGATACATCGTCAGAATTTTTAAAATATTTAGACAGTAACAGTATTGCTTTAGGAACAATAATCACTATTAAACATAAGGAGCCTTATGACAATTCTGTGAAAATTGAATTTGATAGTAAAGAGATCGTGGTGTCTCAGAATGTTGCTAAAAACCTGTATTTAAAGAAGGTTTAG